In one Brassica oleracea var. oleracea cultivar TO1000 chromosome C9, BOL, whole genome shotgun sequence genomic region, the following are encoded:
- the LOC106314759 gene encoding uncharacterized protein LOC106314759: protein MSPEKCMKEENIMLSLLIPGLTQPGNNIDVYLEPLIEDLSQLWEEGEILSGHNISQILRNYKNDFRNVKVTRRKRKVNESVGSDSNTDDESSDLEEEEEVVDEEELSRWKKRPIFFKLPYWEDLPVRHNLDVMHVERNVAASLIATLLHCGKSKDGLNARKDLELLGIRKDLHPQPLGKRTYLPPAPWSLSSKEKKVFCKRLSDFRGLDGYCLNISRCVKIEESKISGLKSHDYHVLMQQVLPVAIRGVLPKGVRIAIGRLCDFFHHLCQRVIDIEKISVMETEIVETLCMFERFFPPSFFDIMVHLVVHLGRESRLCGPVHFRWMYPFERYMKVLKDFVTNLARPEGCIAEAYLAEEYVRFCSQFLKKTTGYEEKPDRNTEFESSSILEGRPISAGTCCVLSEKDKNIIPISLENHEDTQKWLAYGPRVSSRSYTGYIINGLRFHTISVDRQSQNSGVLYEATTMYRSSAKDTSQIVDLVTYYGRVVEILLIDYNTFYIPVFRCLWVNLNGESEEQACEEAKDTEEEADRCRNGGCRRAISRRCNKQRSLR from the exons ATGTCACCTGAAAAGTGTATGAAGGAGGAGAACATCATGTTGTCGTTGCTGATTCCTGGTCTAACCCAACCTGGAAACAATATTGATGTGTACTTAGAGCCGCTTATAGAGGATCTAAGCCAACTTTGGGAGGAAGGAGA GATTCTGAGTGGTCATAACATAAGCCAAATACTCAGGAACTACAAGAATGATTTTCGAAATGTGAAAGTAACTAGAAGGAAGAGGAAGGTTAATGAGTCGGTTGGATCAGACTCCAATACGGATGATGAATCTAGTGATTTAGAGGAAGAGGAAGAAGTAGTTGATGAGGAAGAGCTATCTAGATGGAAGAAACGACCAATCTTTTTCAAGTTGCCTTATTGGGAG GATCTACCGGTTAGACACAACTTAGACGTTATGCACGTGGAAAGAAATGTTGCTGCAAGCCTTATAGCTACATTGTTGCATTGTGGAAAATCAAAAGATGGTCTTAACGCTAGAAAAGATCTGGAACTGCTTGGCATTAGGAAGGATTTACATCCTCAACCCCTTGGGAAAAGAACATACCTTCCTCCAGCTCCTTGGTCTTTGTCTAGTAAAGAGAAGAAAGTATTCTGCAAGCGGCTATCAGACTTCAGAGGTCTGGATGGTTATTGCTTAAATATATCAAGGTGTGTGAAGATAGAAGAATCTAAGATATCAGGATTGAAATCACATGATTACCATGTCTTGATGCAACAGGTTCTCCCGGTTGCTATTAGAG GAGTATTACCTAAAGGTGTTAGGATAGCTATTGGACGCCTGTGTGATTTCTTCCATCATCTTTGTCAGCGGGTAATTGATATAGAGAAAATTTCAGTAATGGAAACTGAAATCGTGGAAACACTCTGCATGTTTGAGAGGTTTTTTCCTCCAAGTTTCTTCGATATAATGGTGCATTTGGTAGTTCATCTAGGCAGGGAATCTCGGTTATGTGGACCAGTCCATTTCCGTTGGATGTACCCATTTGAGAGGTACATGAAAGTGCTGAAAGATTTTGTAACAAACCTTGCAAGACCAGAGGGTTGTATTGCTGAAGCCTATCTCGCAGAGGAATATGTGAGGTTCTGCAGTCAGTTCTTGAAAAAAACAACAGGTTATGAGGAGAAACCTGATAGAAATACTGAGTTCGAGAGCAGCTCTATTCTTGAAGGTCGTCCAATATCTGCAGGCACTTGTTGTGTCCTTTCTGAGAAGGATAAGAACATT ATACCTATTAGCTTAGAGAATCACGAAGACACACAGAAGTGGTTGGCCTACGGTCCTCGTGTTAGCTCTAGGTCTTACACTGGTTACATAATTAATGGTCTGCGGTTTCACACGATTTCAGTTGACAGGCAAAGCCAGAACAGTGGTGTTCTATATGAGGCAACAACTATGTATAGATCTAGTGCAAAAGACACTTCGCAGATTGTTGATTTGGTAACATACTATGGCAGAGTGGTGGAGATTCTGCTTATCGATTACAATACATTCTACATTCCTGTATTTCGCTGTCTATGG GTGAACTTAAATGGGGAATCGGAAGAACAAGCGTGTGAAGAAGCCAAGGACACCGAAGAAGAAGCAGACAGATGTAGAAATGGAGGTTGCAGAAGAGCAATTTCTCGAAGATGTAACAAACAGAGAAGTCTCAGATGA